Proteins co-encoded in one Acidobacteriota bacterium genomic window:
- the gcvPA gene encoding aminomethyl-transferring glycine dehydrogenase subunit GcvPA codes for MRYLPKSPADREAMLAEIGVASIDDLFATIPEEYQFKRDLAIPRQHGESEIIERFRTFADKNARGYVSFLGAGVYRHYRPVLIDTIVSRGEFLTSYTPYQPEIAQGTLQAMFEFQTMICELTGMEIANASMYDGSTGAAEAIMMAVRVTGRDGAVIARTVHPEYREVVATYAQHQEIPLAEVGYAENGRVDLAALDASITDNTACVLIQSPNFFGTIEDVAAIADIAHKKGALLIVSIAEAVSLGIVKPPAEADIVSLEAQSFGVAPSYGGPFCGVIACKEKFLRQMPGRIVGETKDMDGKRGFVLTLSTREQHIRREKATSNICTNQALVAMMTTVFLTVYGKEGLKDLAVQNLAKAKYAADALGKTGKVLFGGAPRFHEFVIDLGKDAEKANAALLEKKIVGGLPLVKWYPELGPNTSLWCATELTTKAQIDAAAEVLE; via the coding sequence ATGCGTTATCTGCCGAAGTCCCCTGCGGACCGCGAGGCGATGCTGGCCGAGATTGGCGTAGCATCGATCGACGATCTATTTGCGACCATTCCTGAGGAGTACCAGTTCAAGCGCGATCTTGCGATCCCACGCCAGCATGGCGAGTCGGAGATCATTGAGCGCTTTCGCACCTTCGCCGACAAGAACGCTCGCGGATATGTGAGCTTTCTTGGGGCAGGCGTGTATCGCCACTATCGCCCGGTGTTGATCGATACCATCGTCTCGCGCGGCGAGTTTCTGACGAGCTATACGCCGTACCAGCCGGAGATCGCGCAGGGAACGCTACAGGCGATGTTTGAGTTCCAGACGATGATCTGCGAGCTGACGGGGATGGAGATCGCGAACGCGTCGATGTATGACGGCTCGACAGGGGCGGCGGAGGCCATCATGATGGCGGTGCGCGTGACCGGACGCGATGGCGCAGTGATTGCGCGCACAGTGCATCCGGAGTATCGCGAGGTGGTCGCGACCTATGCGCAGCACCAGGAGATTCCTCTCGCCGAAGTCGGCTATGCCGAGAACGGCCGTGTCGATCTGGCTGCGTTGGATGCCTCAATTACGGACAACACCGCTTGCGTGCTGATTCAGTCGCCAAACTTCTTCGGCACGATCGAGGACGTGGCAGCGATTGCAGACATTGCGCACAAGAAGGGCGCGCTTCTGATCGTCTCGATTGCAGAAGCTGTGTCGTTGGGTATTGTGAAGCCGCCGGCGGAGGCGGATATTGTTTCGCTCGAGGCGCAGAGCTTTGGCGTTGCGCCGAGCTACGGCGGACCGTTCTGCGGCGTGATCGCGTGCAAGGAGAAGTTTCTGCGGCAGATGCCGGGCCGCATCGTCGGCGAAACCAAAGACATGGATGGCAAGCGTGGCTTCGTGCTCACGCTGTCGACGCGCGAGCAGCATATCCGGCGCGAGAAGGCGACCTCGAACATATGCACGAATCAGGCGTTGGTGGCGATGATGACCACGGTCTTCCTGACGGTGTACGGCAAGGAAGGTCTGAAGGACCTCGCCGTGCAGAATCTGGCGAAGGCTAAGTATGCCGCGGATGCGCTGGGCAAGACGGGCAAGGTACTGTTTGGCGGTGCGCCGCGCTTCCATGAGTTTGTGATTGATCTGGGTAAAGATGCGGAGAAGGCGAACGCTGCGCTGCTGGAGAAAAAGATCGTTGGCGGCCTGCCGCTTGTGAAGTGGTATCCGGAACTTGGGCCGAATACCAGCCTCTGGTGTGCGACGGAGCTGACAACGAAGGCACAGATAGACGCAGCAGCAGAGGTGTTGGAGTAG
- the gcvH gene encoding glycine cleavage system protein GcvH has product MPYPANYKYTKEHEWISVDGAKGTVGITDYAQSSLGDIVFVDLPKVGDPVKAGEIFGSVESVKAVSDLYSPVTGTVTEINEALKDAPEKINTDANATWLMRVDVTDASELGGLLSAADYEKFIAEETGH; this is encoded by the coding sequence ATGCCCTATCCTGCGAATTACAAGTACACGAAGGAACATGAGTGGATCAGCGTCGACGGTGCGAAGGGCACGGTCGGCATTACGGATTACGCGCAGAGCTCGCTCGGCGACATTGTCTTTGTCGACCTGCCAAAGGTGGGCGATCCGGTGAAGGCCGGTGAGATCTTCGGCTCGGTGGAGTCGGTGAAGGCGGTCTCGGACCTGTACTCGCCGGTGACGGGCACGGTGACGGAGATCAACGAGGCGCTGAAGGACGCGCCGGAGAAGATCAACACCGATGCGAACGCGACGTGGCTGATGAGGGTCGACGTTACCGATGCCTCGGAGCTGGGCGGCCTGCTGTCGGCGGCCGACTACGAGAAGTTTATCGCTGAAGAGACCGGACACTAA
- a CDS encoding methylmalonyl-CoA mutase family protein yields MEKTPEKTVETSSGIPVELVYGPENLRGFDAADELGRPGEFPFTRGIQPTMYRGRLWTMRQYAGMGDAEESNRRYKFLLEHGTKGLSVAFDLPTQIGYDSDSPLALGEVGKVGVAIDSIEDMERLFDGIRLDGISTSMTINATASILLALYVAVAKRQGADTKKLNGTVQNDILKEYIARGTYIYPVKHAMRLVTDIFAWAADEVPEWNTISISGYHMREAGCTAVQEVAFTLADGMTYVQAAIDAGLDVDAFAPRLSFFFNAHNNLLEEIAKFRAARRMWAKIMREHFEAKNPRSWMLRFHTQTAGSTLTAQQPENNIVRTTLQALAAVMGGTQSLHTNGFDEALALPTEQAARIALRTQQILAHESGVADTVDPLAGSYYVESLTNEIEKRAEEYITAISRFDLGGKYGMLRAIEQGYVQREIQNAAYAYQRAVDEKNAVVVGVNEYVSEEERAVPIQKIDEELERRQVERVRALRARRDTAAHAAALRDVEDAARGGENLMPKIVTAMESYATVGEVADVLRGVFGEYRESVVV; encoded by the coding sequence ATGGAGAAGACGCCAGAAAAGACCGTGGAGACGAGTTCAGGAATTCCGGTGGAGCTTGTATACGGGCCGGAGAACTTGCGTGGGTTCGATGCCGCGGATGAATTGGGACGGCCAGGCGAGTTTCCTTTTACGCGCGGGATTCAGCCGACGATGTATCGCGGGCGGCTGTGGACGATGCGTCAGTATGCGGGCATGGGCGATGCCGAGGAGTCGAACCGGCGGTACAAATTTCTGCTGGAGCATGGGACAAAGGGACTCAGCGTGGCGTTCGATCTGCCGACGCAGATTGGCTACGACTCGGATTCGCCGCTGGCGCTGGGCGAGGTGGGCAAGGTTGGCGTGGCGATCGATTCGATCGAGGACATGGAGCGGCTGTTCGACGGGATACGGCTGGACGGTATCTCCACGTCGATGACGATCAATGCCACGGCTTCGATCCTGCTGGCGCTGTATGTGGCCGTGGCGAAGCGGCAGGGTGCGGATACGAAAAAGCTCAATGGCACCGTGCAGAACGACATCCTGAAGGAGTACATCGCGCGCGGTACGTACATCTACCCGGTGAAGCACGCCATGCGGCTGGTGACGGACATCTTTGCGTGGGCGGCAGATGAGGTGCCGGAGTGGAATACGATCTCGATCTCGGGCTATCACATGCGCGAGGCCGGATGCACTGCGGTGCAGGAGGTCGCCTTCACGCTGGCAGATGGCATGACGTACGTGCAGGCCGCGATCGACGCGGGGTTGGATGTGGATGCGTTCGCTCCACGGCTGAGTTTTTTCTTCAACGCGCATAACAATCTTCTGGAGGAGATCGCGAAGTTTCGTGCGGCCAGGCGGATGTGGGCGAAGATCATGCGCGAGCACTTCGAAGCGAAGAACCCGCGAAGCTGGATGCTGCGGTTTCATACGCAGACGGCAGGCTCGACGCTGACGGCGCAGCAGCCGGAGAACAACATCGTGCGCACCACCTTGCAGGCTCTGGCTGCGGTGATGGGCGGGACACAGTCGCTGCACACGAACGGCTTCGACGAGGCGCTGGCGCTGCCGACGGAGCAGGCAGCGAGGATTGCGCTACGGACACAACAGATTCTTGCGCACGAGAGCGGCGTGGCGGATACGGTCGATCCGCTGGCGGGGTCGTACTACGTAGAGTCGTTGACGAACGAGATCGAGAAGCGTGCAGAGGAGTACATCACTGCAATCTCACGATTCGATCTGGGCGGCAAGTACGGGATGCTGCGGGCGATCGAACAGGGGTATGTGCAGCGCGAGATTCAGAACGCGGCGTATGCCTATCAACGAGCTGTCGATGAGAAAAACGCGGTCGTTGTGGGCGTGAACGAGTACGTGAGCGAAGAAGAGCGCGCGGTCCCGATCCAGAAGATCGACGAGGAGTTGGAGCGGCGGCAGGTGGAGCGGGTACGCGCCTTGCGAGCGCGGCGCGATACGGCTGCGCATGCAGCCGCGCTGCGCGATGTGGAGGATGCGGCTCGCGGCGGGGAGAATCTGATGCCAAAGATCGTGACCGCGATGGAGAGTTATGCGACTGTGGGCGAAGTCGCGGACGTGTTGCGCGGCGTGTTTGGGGAGTATCGGGAGTCGGTGGTGGTGTAG
- a CDS encoding DUF2199 domain-containing protein encodes MSTELRSGFACTECGEWHDDLPLQYSFKAPSAIMAVPLDQREQRVVITPDQCVIDNRDFYLRGRILIPIIGSPDPFVWGVWAEVSPRNFIRANELWHTVSRENEPPFSGWLNSEIFLFGNTVNLELDVHTQAVGHRPQFTVSDPTHPLGIEQRGGITLERAQEIAEMVLHRTRS; translated from the coding sequence ATGAGTACCGAACTACGCAGCGGGTTTGCCTGCACCGAATGCGGGGAGTGGCACGACGATCTCCCCCTGCAGTACAGCTTCAAGGCGCCCTCCGCCATCATGGCCGTCCCGCTCGATCAGCGCGAGCAGCGCGTCGTCATCACCCCCGACCAGTGCGTCATCGACAACCGCGACTTCTATCTGCGCGGCCGTATCCTTATCCCCATCATCGGCAGCCCAGACCCCTTCGTCTGGGGTGTTTGGGCCGAGGTCAGCCCCCGCAACTTCATCCGCGCCAACGAACTCTGGCACACCGTCAGCCGCGAGAACGAGCCGCCATTCTCCGGTTGGCTCAACTCCGAGATCTTCCTCTTCGGCAATACAGTCAATCTCGAGCTCGACGTCCACACCCAGGCCGTCGGGCATCGCCCGCAGTTCACCGTCTCCGACCCCACCCATCCACTCGGCATCGAGCAGCGCGGCGGCATCACCCTCGAGCGCGCGCAGGAGATCGCAGAGATGGTCCTCCACCGCACCCGAAGCTAG
- the gcvT gene encoding glycine cleavage system aminomethyltransferase GcvT, with product MSELQPPLRKTALNAVHRASKAKMVDFGGWDMPVDCCGLTAEHMAVRTGVGVFDVSHMGDIQLRGPGSLAAVQKLCMNDASKLQVGQAQYSAMLYPSGTFVDDVVVHKLSDNDYLIVINAGTREKDVAWVRSQIGSMPGVHVNDFSDYYTQIAIQGPKAHATLQKLTPVDLAPIKNYWFTWGQVCGLYNVLIARTGYTGEDGFEIYIPSDEATSARVWNEVLEAGKEFGILPCGLGARNTLRLEAGMALYGHEISDTINVFEAGLGRYAKLDKGDFVGRDALVKIQEEGGADRKGGRKLVGLEMVERGIGRDGYPVFSLGGKRIGEITSGSPAPFLKKNVALAYVPVEFAALDTEVAVEIRGQMVKARVVPTPFYKRAKK from the coding sequence TTGTCAGAACTACAGCCCCCCCTTCGCAAAACTGCACTGAACGCCGTTCACCGCGCCTCAAAGGCGAAGATGGTGGACTTTGGCGGCTGGGACATGCCGGTTGACTGCTGTGGGCTGACGGCGGAGCACATGGCCGTGCGCACAGGCGTTGGCGTCTTCGATGTGTCGCATATGGGCGATATACAACTGCGCGGGCCGGGGTCGCTGGCGGCAGTGCAGAAGCTGTGCATGAACGATGCTTCGAAGCTCCAGGTGGGGCAGGCGCAGTACTCGGCGATGCTGTATCCGAGTGGGACGTTTGTGGACGACGTGGTGGTGCACAAGCTTTCGGACAACGACTACCTGATTGTGATCAACGCAGGCACGCGGGAGAAGGACGTAGCCTGGGTGCGGTCGCAGATCGGTTCGATGCCGGGTGTGCATGTAAACGACTTCAGCGACTACTACACGCAGATTGCGATCCAGGGACCGAAGGCGCACGCGACGCTGCAGAAGCTGACGCCTGTCGACCTTGCGCCGATCAAGAACTACTGGTTTACGTGGGGGCAGGTCTGCGGTTTGTACAACGTGCTGATCGCTCGCACGGGATACACGGGCGAGGACGGGTTCGAGATCTACATCCCATCGGACGAGGCCACGAGCGCGCGCGTGTGGAACGAGGTGCTGGAGGCGGGCAAGGAGTTCGGGATTCTGCCTTGCGGGCTGGGAGCGCGGAATACGCTGCGGCTTGAGGCGGGGATGGCGCTGTATGGGCACGAGATCTCGGACACGATCAACGTCTTCGAGGCCGGATTGGGCCGCTATGCCAAGCTCGACAAGGGCGACTTCGTCGGACGCGATGCTCTGGTGAAGATTCAGGAAGAGGGCGGGGCTGATCGCAAAGGGGGGCGCAAGCTCGTTGGGCTGGAGATGGTGGAGCGCGGGATTGGGCGCGATGGGTACCCGGTGTTCTCGCTCGGTGGCAAGAGGATCGGCGAGATTACGAGCGGGTCGCCGGCGCCGTTTTTGAAGAAGAACGTTGCACTGGCTTATGTGCCGGTGGAGTTCGCGGCGCTGGATACTGAGGTTGCCGTGGAGATTCGCGGGCAGATGGTGAAGGCGCGGGTCGTGCCTACGCCGTTCTACAAACGAGCGAAGAAGTAG
- the glgC gene encoding glucose-1-phosphate adenylyltransferase, whose amino-acid sequence MRDTLGVLLAGGAGERLFPLTRDRAKPAVPFAGQYRIIDITLSNCINSDLRHVYILTQYKALSLNRHIREGWGPVVANELGEFIEILPPMQRVSKSWYQGTADAVYQNIYSIGSEQPRHVLILSGDHIYKMNYSLMLEQHVESGADVTIATLPVAPTEVSAFGVVEVSRSGEVIGFIEKPKETSVRSPFTPDMVDVSMGIYLFNTDVLLPELVKDAEDPHSKHDFGHNILPNLLGRFKINAYNFIDENKQKALYWRDVGTLEAYYEANMDVAGVTPTFNLYDKSWPMRTRPYQYPPAKFVFGEPGRTGMAINSIVCAGSIVSGAVVRNSVVSHDVRVNSYADVDSSIVMSHVNIGRHCRIRHAIIDRDVHIPDGTVIGYDPNEDKKNYFVSSSGLTVVTRDYSLYENPVSPEFLQGNGS is encoded by the coding sequence ATGAGAGATACGCTTGGGGTTCTTCTCGCCGGGGGTGCCGGTGAACGCCTTTTCCCGCTAACACGCGATCGCGCAAAGCCCGCCGTGCCGTTTGCGGGCCAGTACCGCATCATCGATATCACGCTGTCGAACTGCATCAACTCCGATCTGCGCCACGTCTACATCCTCACGCAGTACAAGGCGCTCTCGCTTAACCGCCACATCCGCGAAGGCTGGGGACCCGTCGTCGCCAATGAGCTTGGCGAGTTCATCGAGATACTCCCGCCCATGCAGCGCGTCTCGAAGAGCTGGTACCAGGGCACGGCCGACGCCGTCTACCAGAACATCTACTCCATCGGCTCCGAGCAGCCGCGCCACGTCCTCATCCTCTCCGGCGACCACATCTACAAGATGAACTACTCGCTCATGCTCGAGCAGCATGTCGAATCCGGAGCCGACGTCACCATCGCCACCCTGCCCGTCGCGCCTACCGAGGTCTCCGCCTTCGGTGTCGTCGAGGTCTCCCGCTCCGGCGAGGTCATCGGCTTCATCGAAAAGCCCAAGGAGACCAGCGTCCGCTCTCCCTTCACCCCCGACATGGTCGACGTCTCCATGGGCATCTATCTCTTCAACACCGACGTCCTGCTCCCTGAGCTGGTCAAGGACGCCGAAGACCCGCACTCCAAGCACGACTTCGGCCACAACATTCTTCCCAACCTCCTCGGACGCTTCAAGATCAACGCCTATAACTTCATCGACGAGAACAAGCAGAAGGCGCTCTACTGGCGCGACGTAGGTACCCTCGAGGCCTACTACGAGGCCAATATGGACGTAGCCGGCGTCACGCCCACCTTCAACCTCTACGACAAGTCCTGGCCCATGCGTACCCGGCCCTACCAGTACCCGCCCGCCAAGTTCGTCTTCGGCGAGCCCGGCCGAACCGGCATGGCTATCAACTCTATTGTCTGTGCCGGTTCCATCGTCTCCGGAGCCGTCGTTCGCAACTCCGTCGTCTCGCACGATGTCCGCGTCAACTCCTACGCCGACGTCGACTCATCCATCGTCATGTCGCACGTCAACATCGGCCGCCATTGCCGTATCCGTCACGCCATCATCGACCGCGACGTCCACATCCCCGACGGCACCGTCATCGGTTACGACCCCAACGAGGACAAGAAGAACTACTTCGTCTCCTCTTCGGGCCTTACGGTCGTCACCCGCGACTACTCCCTCTATGAGAACCCCGTCTCCCCCGAGTTCCTCCAGGGCAACGGATCGTAA